Within uncultured Roseibium sp., the genomic segment CATCAATCTTCAGACCCTCGGCGGCTTGTGGAAGACGTCGTCGACCGAGCGGACGCGGGTCACCGGCGGCCGGGAGGCGCTCGGGCTCCTGGGCCTGCTGGCCGCCGCGATCGCACCGAGCCTGCTGACACAGTGGACGGGGCAAACGCTTGCCTTTCACTATCTCACCCTTGCGTATCTGCCTTTGCTCGCCGGCGCCTTCTTTCTCTTGATGGTGTGGTTGAAGTCGGCAAAGCTGTCTCAACCGTCTTCGGCCTCCTCGCCGGAAAGCTGGGGCGCACTGCTCAAGAACCGTTGGCGAACGACTTTTTTCTCCCTGGTGCTGCTGAACACCTTCGCCAGCGCCATTCCGGCCGTTCTGGTGCTGTTTTTCGTCCGCGACAGACTGGGGGCCGAAGCCTTTACGGGATTGTTCCTTCTCATCTACTTCCTGGCAGGAACGGCCTCCATGCCACTGTGGATCCGCCTTGCTACCAGATTTGGAAAAGTCCGGGCCTGGCAACTGTCGCTCGGCCTTGCCGTGGTCACGTTCATCTGGGCGACCTTGCTCGGGCGCGGGGACCTGGCGGCCTACGCCGTCGTTTGCGGCCTCTCCGGACTGGCGCTCGGCGCGGATCTGGCGCTGCCACCGGCACTGCTCGCCGATCATATCGATGCGGACAAGCGCCAGGCCGAAGCGTCTCGCCTGTTTTCGCTCATGGCGCTTGTGTCGAAGGCGTCTCTGGCCGCGGCCACGGGCCTCGCCCTGCCCATCCTGGGCCTGCTCGGATACGCACCGGGGAACGAAATGACGCCACGACTGGACTGGGTTCTCAGCCTGACCTATGCCGCCTTGTCTTGCATGTTGAAGATCGCAGCCCTGATCGGCCTATTGGTGGCGGAAAACACGCTTACATCTGGTTTCCGCACAGACCGGTGATGCCCTCAAAATCAAACAGGCCCGCTCAATCCGCCAACCCGTTGGGAAATCTTTTGACCGCCTTGCTGTCGAGCATGTCCCGATCGAACAGGGTGTTCAGCCCCCAGGTCACGCGATCCCGATGGGGTTCGATGCCGTAGTAGCCTCCGCTATCCAGAAGCCGGATCAGCCAGTAGGCGGTCCAGAGACAGCCGCAACCGATCTCGCACAGACGCGTTTCGGCGCCAGGCCTTGCTGGAGAAGGGCGATGAACTGCCGGCGGCCGCCCTCGTCGAACCGGTGGGTCGGGACACCGAGAAGACCATGGGCTTGAGCCATTTTCTCGCCGAGACGCTGCACGTCGGACATAGCGAAATTCCAGTTTCAGATGGAGCCGGAGGGGCCGGTCACGGCCGCGATTCGCATCAAGCCGGCATGAAAGTGGAGCCGGCCCTGCATGGCCAACCCACCATCTCCGCCCCTTGAACGCGGGCATCAGAGAAACAGAATTTTCAGGTGAGTTTGCCGGAGGGCGATGATATGTCATTGTCAAATTTCAGTAAAAAAGCGCCGGTTCGCATAAGGTTGATTTGGTGAGAAAATGCAACAAACCCTAGAGGAACGATTTCCGGACGTTCTTTTTTACAATTCGAATCTTACGGAAATACAGGAAAATGTCGTTATCGGCGCCGGTTCGCGCGTCGGGTCCATGACGATCGTTCACAAGAATGCCCGAATAGGGACGGGAACAACGATCGGATCTCACTGCAATATTTGCGACTGTACCATCGGCAACAACGTTTCGATCCAGACCGCCTGCCATATTACACGCGGTGTCACGGTTGAGGACGACGTGTTTATCGGGCCCCATGTCGTCACCCTGAACGACAAGCTGAAGGGCGACCCGATGATTTACCCCTACATCGAAAGGGGCGCGAAAATCGGCGGCGGCAGCACGATCCTGCCCGGCGTGCGGATCGGGGCCAATGCGGTCGTGGGCGCCGGCAGCGTGGTAACGAAAGACGTCCCGCCCGGCGCGCTGGTCGTCGGCAATCCGGCCCGAATCAGGCAGTCGGCTCCCGGCGACCGGACATAACGCGCGCCATGAAGGACCTCATCCTCAATCTTGCGCCAACCGGCATGGTCCCGACCCGGGAGATGTCGCCCCACGTCCCCATTTCGCCGGATGAGATTGTCGCCGATTGCCGGAAATGCGCAGACCTTGGTGCGACGATCCTGCATGTCCATGCCCGCGACGAGAGCGGAAAACCGACCTGGCGAAAGGAGGTTTACGCTCGGATCATCGGCGGCATCCGGGAGACCCATCCGGATGTGATCATCTGCGTATCGCTCAGCGGCCGCAATTTTCCGGAATTCGAACATCGCAGCAATCCGCTATTTCTGGACGGTGACCTCAAGCCGGACATGGCAAGCCTGACACTGTCCTCATTGAATTTCGCCCGGACCGAAAGCATGAACGCCCCGGACATGGTCACCCGGCTTGCCGAAACCATGGCGGAACGCGGAATCCGCCCCGAACTCGAAGTGTTCGATACCGGAATGGTCAACTACGCCAACTACCTGGTGGACCGGGGTGTCCTGACCGGCCCTCACTATTTCAACGTCCTGCTCGGCAATCTTGCCAGCGCGCAGGCAACGCCGCTTCACCTTGCCGCAATCACCCAGGGTCTGCCCCAAAACGCTTACTGGTGCGCCGGCGGCATCGGCGCGGCACAGCTCCCGGCCAACGCCCTGGGGCTGCTGTTCGGAAACGGGGTGCGGGTCGGGCTTGAGGACTTCCTCTGGCTGGATGCCGAGCGCAAGCAACCGGCGACGAACGCTCAAATGGTCGAGAGGGTCCGGCAACTCGCCACAACCTTCGGCAAGTCCTTCGCCAGCGCGGGCCAGGTCCGCAAAGCCTTCGGGATCGGCCGCCATGACGCCTGAGACCCGCCCGCTGCGCATCCTGATGACCAACAACACCCTGAGCCTGCGCGCCGGGTCGGAGCTTTATCTGAGGGATCTCGCGATCTCCTTCATGAAGCGCGGTCATTTTCCGGTCGCCTACAGCCGGACGCTTGGCCCGGTCGCAAACGACCTGCGTGCCGCCACGATCCCCGTGATCGACGATCTGAGCGAGATGTCCGTTGCCCCGGACATCATTCACGGCCAGCATCACCTGGAGACCATGACAGCCGCGACGCATTTTCCGCACGTGCCGGTCGTCTACACCTGCCACGGCTGGGTGCCCTGGCCGGAAATGCCGCCGGCCTTTCCCGACATCATGAGATATGTCGCCGTCGACGACCTGTGCCGGGAACGCCTTCTGACGACCCATGGCATAGCGCCGAACGCAATCACCACGCTTTATAATTTCGCCGATCTCAAGCGGTTTCACCGGGTGCGCAAGCTGCCGGAAAAGCCGGGTTCGGCGCTGGTCTTCAGCAACACCCGGCCCGAGGTACCGCGAGCCATCCGGGAGGCCTGCGACCGGCTCGGGATCGAAAAACTCGATATCGTCGGCAAGGCCTCCGGGAATGCGATAGCGAACCCGGAAGCCATCCTTGCCGATTACGACATCGTCTTTGCCAAGGCACGGTCCGCGATCGAGGCGATGGCGTCCGGATGCGCTGTCGTCGTCGCCGACAAGGAGCGCCTCGCCGGCATGGTCACGCCGGAGAACCTTGCAACCTTCCGGGGCCTGAATTTCGGCATTCGAACCCTGCAGCAGCAGGCGTTTACCAGCGACAACGTGGAACGCGAACTGAAACTCTACAATGCGGCAGAGGCCGGCAAGGTCACACAATGGATCCGCTCGAACGCCGACATGGACGTGATTGCCGACGCCTGGATCGACTTGTACCGTGACGCCGTCGACCGCTGGCGGGAAGTGGGCCCGGCCATTACCGACGAAGAGCGGTTTGCCGCACTATCGCGGTATCTCGTCGGGGCGTTGTCCCCACGCATCAAGGCAGCCGACCAGAACATCCGCGACCGGAAAAACGCCGAGGCGGAGCTGAAATCGCGGCGCGCGGAGTTGGCCCGTGTGTCCAAAGAGGCAAAGAAGGTGCCCGACCTTGAAAAAAAGCTGCGGAATGAACGGGCCGAGCGCAAAACGGACACCGACGAACGGCTCAAGACCAAGGCCAAACTGAAATCCGCACGACAGGAATTGCTCGATATCAAATCAAGCAGAGTATGGCCGTTGTTTCGAAAGTTCATGAATTGAAGACGACCGTTCCCTTTCCCAATCCCAGGTTTCCGATCCGGGTCCTGCTGATCGGTCTTGGCCGGATGGGGCAGCTGCATCTGAAGTGCCTGTCCGGACTGACGTCGGTTGACGTGGTCGGCGTGGTCGATACCGACGCGACCAGGGCAGACGTGGCGGCAGGCCACCGCTTTTCCGCCGACCCGGCCGATTTCGCCGGCGACTTCGACGCCGCGATCATTGCCGTCCCTGCAGAGGGTCATGCCCGGGTTGCCCTGCCGCTCCTCGCCGAGGGAATCCATTGCCTGGTCGAAAAACCCCTGGCACTCAGTTCCGGCGAGATCGGGAAAATGATCGCTGCCACGCGCGCAGGCGGCTCGGTTCTCGCTGTCGGACAGGTAGAGCGTTTCAATCCGCAAATTGAAAGCTGCGCCGCCCGGATTGGCAGGCTAGCAGGCGATATTCGGGTCGAACGCCTGTCTCAGGGGTCCGGCGCGCCCGGTGAAGCGGATGTAATTTCCGACCTGATGATCCATGATCTGGACTGGATCATCAGGTGCGAAGGCTCCACGGATTGCACGATCGATCTGCTGGAGACCCGCGGACCGGTTGACCACCTTGAATACGCCCGGTGCGTCCTCGATTTCGGGGACCACAGGTATGATCTGAGGGCTGGTCACGGAGAGGGTTGCCGGAAAAGGACGGTCCGGATCTCGGCGGCGGACGGCTCAACGGAGGATTACGATCTTCTGGACTTCATGTGCGGAAAAAGCCTCGATCCGCTGACACGGCAGGCCCAGGCCTTTGTCGACGCCTGCCATGGCGGAGAGACCGAACTGGCAACCGCATCCGACGCTCTGGCCGTCTATCATCTGATCGAGCGCATCCGCGCACTTGGCAATCCCGTGCTCGAACCTGCCGAGAGAATTGCGTGACACCGAAAGTCCCCTTCGTCGATCTTTCCGCCGAATGGGAGCCTGTGCGCACGGAGGCCCTCAGACGCATCGCCGGGGTCTTCGACCATGGACGGTTTGTCGCCGGGCCGGAAGTTTCCGAGCTGGAAGAGAAGCTTGCAGCGACGGTCGGCACGAAACACGCCCTTTGCTGCGCCTCCGGAACGACCGCGCTCCTCATGGCGATGATGGCGCTCGGCATCGGGCCGGGCGATGAGGTCATTGTTCCGGCCTTTACCTTCATCGCGCCCGCGGAATGCGCCCTGATCCTAGGCGCCTCGCCCGTGCTGGTGGACGTACAGGTGCCGTCCGGGCTCATCGATCCCGACACACTCGAAGCCGCAATCACGCCCCGAACCAAAGCCATCGTCGCCGTTTCGCTTTTCGGACTGCCCGCCGACTTTAAAAGGATCAACCGGATCGCGGAAAACCACGGCATCCCGGTGATCGAGGATGCTGCCCAGAGCCTTGGCGCGAGCCGGAACGGCAAAGCCAGCGGATCACTGGCCGGGATCGGCTGCACCAGCTTTTTTCCCACCAAGGCGCTCGGAGGCGCCGGGGACGGCGGGGCGGTCTTCACCGATGATGCGGATACGGCGAACCGGTTGAGCGAAATTCGTGAACACGGGCAATCCGGCAAGTACCATCATGTCCGGCCCGGGCTGAACGGCCGGCTCGGCTCTATCGCCGCCGCTGCACTTCTGGCCCGGCTGGACATGTTCGAACCGCTGCTGGAACGGCGGCGCCACATCGGCCGGACCTATGACAGGCTGCTCGGCGATGCACGTAGATCCGGTTTGCTGGATTTCGCGACGGATGAGGGGATCGAACACAGCGCGCGGTCGCAATATGCGGTCGTGGTCAAGGCCCGCGCGAAGGTGGTCAATTCACTGGAAGCCGCCGGCGTTCAAACGGCGGTCCATTATCCGCAGGCGCTTGACCAGCAACCGGTCCTGCGGGATTGCCGCTGTTCCGGATCGCTGGCGAACGCTTCGACAATGGCGGACAAGGTACTGTGCCTGCCCATCCACCCGGCCTTGAGCGACGATCAGGTGAGCTATGTCGCTGACAGCCTTTGCAGCGCGGTCATGCATTGAAACAGATGTCATGAAGATCGGTTAGTTTTTTGGGGCACCTCACTGGTAGGCGGCGCGCTAACTCAAAATGCGGGTATAGATCAGGGGGCCATACAAGGTTAAAGCGGTTACTATGATCTATAATTTAGTTGCCTTGCTCGAATTTGCTTTTCGACACCGGTCATACGCAAACGCCAGTTTGCAAGCTCAGCACTGACCCCATAATAGGCTGCAATTTGATCTTTGTCTAAACCACGCCCCCTGAAATATAGAAGTCCATCACGAGGCACTAAAACTGCCCCCGCAAGCCAATCCGCTTCCTCCTCCAATTCAGGAGGATAATCGCTAAGAAGGAGGAGTCCGGCCTCGGATCTATCCACTCGGTTCGGCTTATGTCGCAATTCGACGTGAGCCCATTCATGGATAAGCGTATTCGCCTGACGCGTGACCGGATGGGCGGAATTTATAATAATTGCCGTTGCGTTCCCCTCACGAATGGTAACGCCGGACCAGCTATCAGGATCGTGAATTGTAAGTTGCGCTAGATGATCTGGATTGATTCCAGGAATTTCTTCAGGCGTCCAAACGACGAAACCCAATGATTGAAGAAAAATCTTTGGATCAAGCTTATCTAGTGCGGAGAGTTCCAGTTTTTCCCGAAGAGATAGAGAAATCTTCTCCGCTTGGGATTTAAATCCACGTCGCATCCTATCAGATATTCTCTCGATCTCGCAGGGCCTGTTGTACGGAAATTATCATTCCGCCTAAGGCTATTGCGGTATCAATTGAAGTCGTTTTCTTTTTTCTTAAATGAACGCTCGCTGCAGTGTTTTCTGATTCTGTAGGCTGCATACCAAGAAACTTGGAAGGATCTTCTCCCAACCATCTGCATATAGCAGCAAAGGTTACGAGGTCGGGAATATGACCATTTTCGATTCGAGATAAAGTCGCGGAGCTAATTCCTATCTCTTTGGCTGCCGCCCGCACCCCGAGGGTGCCACGCCTGTCGGCAACCATTTCACCCAGCTTTTCAATACTTAAGCTCATTTCTCACCCAGGTCTATTTTGGCAGTTGACGCACCGCCCCGAGTCGGATTACTGTTTCACATATGAGACGATAATTGTCTCATATGTGAAACGTCCTATCAGTGAAACACAGAATCACGGTTCGATTCGACGGTCAAGCCAAATGAAATTGAAGAACTAATTTTGCGGCCTGATGAGACGTTACATTTTCTGAAATTCCAGAAGATTTCGAGAGGAGGTGAGTAAAATAGCTAAGTCAAACAAAGAAGTTACGAGCGCAAGAGCTGCTTCAGCAGCTGCGAAAGTGCTCCGCGATCCGAAGTCTAGCGCTGCCGCCAAGTCGGCTGCAGCATCGGCGCTCACCCAGCGACCGAACAAGAAGTAGGACGCGGTCAATTCGGGGCCGGGTTCGCCCGGCTCCTTCTTCCGGTTTCGGTGTCTCTTGGAGAGCCTGAAAATGATTTACGCGATCAATTACGACCTGAAGCGTCCGGGTCAGAACTATGAGGCGCTGTATGAAGCCATCAAGTCCTGTGGGGTATGGTGGCATTACTTGGACTCCACTTGGCTTGTTGATACGTCTCTGAATGCTGAAGGCATTTGGAAAAAAGTCGAGCCTCACGTCGACACGAATGACCTCTTTCTCATAATCGGTGTGACCCAGGACTATTATGGCTGGCTCCCCAAAAAAGCGTGGGATTGGATCGATAGCCGCATGTCGCAGAAGGCAGCGTAGGAGGTCACAATGCGCATTCAAGGTGCGGTGATACGTGAACAGGGGCAGACATTTGCGGTGGTCGTGGTGAAGCCCAATGTCGTCCAGAACCAGTCAAAAGCTGCCGATGCTATCAGCAGCTTCATGCCTGTTTTTGGTGGCATTCCCATTGTGCTTATGGCGCAAGATTGCCGCGGCAGGCCTACTTACTATGGTCGCCCCGACATCTCACGCTTTATGGCTTCTGTGCCTCTTCAGGCGATCCCTTGGCGGGAGTATTCAATCAATTGAGCTTACGCATAGTTCCCCTTTGTCCAAACCGGTGATCGCAAGATCGCCGGTTTTTTTTGGATTCTGGTCGGCCTCTGGTTTTCGAATTCTCCCGGCTAGTTTGTTTCCGGGGACCTTGACCTGGAACAAGGTGGCTGATCAGGTGCGAATGGCATAGTCTGCCTGTGCCCATCCGCAGGACGCCGATCGAACAGCAACGAGGGAGAGTTTGCTTTGACAGGCTGGAACACGCTCAAACGTACCGGATTTGCAGCCATCATCACCGCGGCGGCCGCCAGTCCGGGGTTTGCAGCCAA encodes:
- a CDS encoding DapH/DapD/GlmU-related protein, translated to MQQTLEERFPDVLFYNSNLTEIQENVVIGAGSRVGSMTIVHKNARIGTGTTIGSHCNICDCTIGNNVSIQTACHITRGVTVEDDVFIGPHVVTLNDKLKGDPMIYPYIERGAKIGGGSTILPGVRIGANAVVGAGSVVTKDVPPGALVVGNPARIRQSAPGDRT
- a CDS encoding glycosyltransferase, producing MTPETRPLRILMTNNTLSLRAGSELYLRDLAISFMKRGHFPVAYSRTLGPVANDLRAATIPVIDDLSEMSVAPDIIHGQHHLETMTAATHFPHVPVVYTCHGWVPWPEMPPAFPDIMRYVAVDDLCRERLLTTHGIAPNAITTLYNFADLKRFHRVRKLPEKPGSALVFSNTRPEVPRAIREACDRLGIEKLDIVGKASGNAIANPEAILADYDIVFAKARSAIEAMASGCAVVVADKERLAGMVTPENLATFRGLNFGIRTLQQQAFTSDNVERELKLYNAAEAGKVTQWIRSNADMDVIADAWIDLYRDAVDRWREVGPAITDEERFAALSRYLVGALSPRIKAADQNIRDRKNAEAELKSRRAELARVSKEAKKVPDLEKKLRNERAERKTDTDERLKTKAKLKSARQELLDIKSSRVWPLFRKFMN
- a CDS encoding 3-keto-5-aminohexanoate cleavage protein, translating into MKDLILNLAPTGMVPTREMSPHVPISPDEIVADCRKCADLGATILHVHARDESGKPTWRKEVYARIIGGIRETHPDVIICVSLSGRNFPEFEHRSNPLFLDGDLKPDMASLTLSSLNFARTESMNAPDMVTRLAETMAERGIRPELEVFDTGMVNYANYLVDRGVLTGPHYFNVLLGNLASAQATPLHLAAITQGLPQNAYWCAGGIGAAQLPANALGLLFGNGVRVGLEDFLWLDAERKQPATNAQMVERVRQLATTFGKSFASAGQVRKAFGIGRHDA
- a CDS encoding DegT/DnrJ/EryC1/StrS family aminotransferase; this translates as MTPKVPFVDLSAEWEPVRTEALRRIAGVFDHGRFVAGPEVSELEEKLAATVGTKHALCCASGTTALLMAMMALGIGPGDEVIVPAFTFIAPAECALILGASPVLVDVQVPSGLIDPDTLEAAITPRTKAIVAVSLFGLPADFKRINRIAENHGIPVIEDAAQSLGASRNGKASGSLAGIGCTSFFPTKALGGAGDGGAVFTDDADTANRLSEIREHGQSGKYHHVRPGLNGRLGSIAAAALLARLDMFEPLLERRRHIGRTYDRLLGDARRSGLLDFATDEGIEHSARSQYAVVVKARAKVVNSLEAAGVQTAVHYPQALDQQPVLRDCRCSGSLANASTMADKVLCLPIHPALSDDQVSYVADSLCSAVMH
- a CDS encoding ImmA/IrrE family metallo-endopeptidase, which translates into the protein MRRGFKSQAEKISLSLREKLELSALDKLDPKIFLQSLGFVVWTPEEIPGINPDHLAQLTIHDPDSWSGVTIREGNATAIIINSAHPVTRQANTLIHEWAHVELRHKPNRVDRSEAGLLLLSDYPPELEEEADWLAGAVLVPRDGLLYFRGRGLDKDQIAAYYGVSAELANWRLRMTGVEKQIRARQLNYRS
- a CDS encoding helix-turn-helix transcriptional regulator — encoded protein: MSLSIEKLGEMVADRRGTLGVRAAAKEIGISSATLSRIENGHIPDLVTFAAICRWLGEDPSKFLGMQPTESENTAASVHLRKKKTTSIDTAIALGGMIISVQQALRDRENI
- a CDS encoding MFS transporter; translation: MNDTTTSIHQSASADRSPCRDPAVQTRIPARALLTYGALAFPLSFAGLPIYLHAPDFYAVTLAQPLASLGFVLLALRLIDAFQDPLIGSLSDRFHAHRPAILLAGTVMLGGGFWMLFHPVASAPLTWFAVSILICTTGFSVVTINLQTLGGLWKTSSTERTRVTGGREALGLLGLLAAAIAPSLLTQWTGQTLAFHYLTLAYLPLLAGAFFLLMVWLKSAKLSQPSSASSPESWGALLKNRWRTTFFSLVLLNTFASAIPAVLVLFFVRDRLGAEAFTGLFLLIYFLAGTASMPLWIRLATRFGKVRAWQLSLGLAVVTFIWATLLGRGDLAAYAVVCGLSGLALGADLALPPALLADHIDADKRQAEASRLFSLMALVSKASLAAATGLALPILGLLGYAPGNEMTPRLDWVLSLTYAALSCMLKIAALIGLLVAENTLTSGFRTDR
- a CDS encoding Gfo/Idh/MocA family oxidoreductase, which gives rise to MKTTVPFPNPRFPIRVLLIGLGRMGQLHLKCLSGLTSVDVVGVVDTDATRADVAAGHRFSADPADFAGDFDAAIIAVPAEGHARVALPLLAEGIHCLVEKPLALSSGEIGKMIAATRAGGSVLAVGQVERFNPQIESCAARIGRLAGDIRVERLSQGSGAPGEADVISDLMIHDLDWIIRCEGSTDCTIDLLETRGPVDHLEYARCVLDFGDHRYDLRAGHGEGCRKRTVRISAADGSTEDYDLLDFMCGKSLDPLTRQAQAFVDACHGGETELATASDALAVYHLIERIRALGNPVLEPAERIA